The bacterium HR17 genomic interval TTTGCTTTTGCTCAACGCATTGCTTTCAGGGACGGTGCTCTTGGCGCCAATTGTGGCGCGCGGCTACAAATGTGGCTGGCAATGGCGCGCAGTCTTTCGCTGGTGCCCCGTGCCGAGCAACATCATCCTTTTGACAGTGTTGGCGACCTTAACGCTGAACCTCGCCGTCTCGCAGCTGATGATTGGGCTGATGCAGTCGTTGGTGGATTACGCGCCGGCTTTTCAAGCAGTCACAAAGGAAAGTCGCCTTGTTCAGTTCCTTGAACTGGTCACTCACCGCAACCAATCGGTACCCCTTCTCATTTTGGGAGTTATGCTGCCGGCGTTGCCCGAAGAATTAGCCTTCCGAGGCGTTATCCAACAAGGTTTTGAGCACCGCTATTCCCCTGCGGTGGCGATTCTCCTGACCAGCATCGCCTTTGCGATGTTCCACTTGGATCCAGTGCAAAGTGTGAGTGTGTTGCCGACGAGCCTCTTTTGGAGTTGGGTGGCACTCCGCAGCCATAGCGTTTTGCCGACCGTCATCGCCCACGCGTGCCAAAACGGGTTAACCCTTGCTTCGCTGTTGACCGTCGGATCCGCTGAAGGGCAAACGGTTTCAACGGTTTTGACCCAACCGCCCGATTGGCGCGTCGCAGCCGGTGCGTTGTTGCTTTGGATTGCGTTCACTTGGCAGTTAATGCGCCGTTTTGGTACTTTCAACCGAGGTGTTAGTAGCGATGGAGGGGATAACGCAAATCAAGTTGGGACTGCCAATGGGTGCGACGGAAGCGGAAGTGCTGACCTTGATGGAATCAGCCGACCTGCGGGTTGACCGGCTCACCCCACACTACGCCGTCGTGGACGACCCGCGCGTCGCCGATTGCGTTTTCGGCGACCCCCGCGACCTGTGGACGATGGTGGCGAAAGGCGATTTAGACGCCGCTATCGTGCCGTTTGACGATATCGCCGAAGAGATGCGCAAACGCCCCATCGTCAAAAGACTGCACATTCAACCCTTAACCGGGGAACTGCTTTTTATCGTGAATGCCGATAGCCAAGGCTTGCATGCGGAATCGCTGCAGGACTTGCTCATGCTTTTGCAGGGCGCAGCCGAAGCACGAGGACGCGTGCTGCTCATCTTGAATGTGAGCGGCGACCGTTTACAAAATGTGTTGGCGCTTTTGCCCGCCTTGAAAGCCCCGACTGTTGCCCCGTTGGCGGGCGAAACGCCACAGATGTTTTCCGTCATGTCGGTTGTACCGCGCACGGAAGTCAACCGTCTCATCCCTCAACTGTTACGCGCAGGTGCAACGGACATCGTAGAAATCCCCATCACCAAACTCATCCGGGGCAACTTGTGAGCGAGCCGCGACGGCTCAAGGGTGACGCGTTAGTTCCCTGCTGACAGGTGCAGCGTGTAAACGACGCGCTTACCGACAATTTCGCCTTCTATGGGCTCAAGGTAGCCGTTGCGGCACCGCACCCAGCGCCCTGTTCGCCGCAGTATAGCGCCGTTTGGTGCGTCTACCCGAAAAATGTGCTGGCTATCACCTAACTGCACTGTCGCCGCGTCACCGTGCACGCAGATTTGGCTTGCTCGTTGCCCATCAAACGCCAATGCGGGGAAACGCACCAAAACCCTGTCCACTGCACCATCCACTTCTACCGTCACCCGCACTTGCTCCGGCGTCAGTTCGTAAGTTTCCGCGACAGCGCGCGCCGTCGGTCGGTTCACCTCGTAGCGGACGGTGAAAGCGACCCGTTTGGGCGTTTGTTCGTGGACGGTCAACGCAACGCGGGCAATTTGCCCTTGCCCCAACCCTGCCAGCGGTTGCCATCTGTCGCCCTCCTGCCACGCAATGCCGATAGCCAGCGGTTCGTCTTTGATGGCGGCGCCGTCGCTCGGTCCTACCAAAGGGTCAACGCCTGCTTTGTGAACTCGCAACAGCCCCGTGCTGTTGTAGTTCGGATCTGCGGCAGTGTCAATTTCCACATACAAGCCACTTGCGTTGGCGATAACTTTGTGGAAATCGGGCAGGTGGACGACGAAGCCGCCGACATCGGCAGGGCAAGTTCCTTCGGGAATTTGCTCGTCGGCGAACAGCCACGCCGTTGCCAACATGCTGGCAGCAAGTAAGTTGTATTGCGAATGGAACGAATAACCTTCAAAGCCGTGCCTCAATGCGGGGTCAAAACAGTTCTTGACAATCCACAATTCACCCGAAGGTCGCACCCAACGCTTGACAGATTGCAACGCTAAATGCGCCGCTCGCTTGAAGGCTTGTGCTGCAACTTTATCGCCTTCGCGCCATTTGCGTTTCGCCCAAATTTCGTAAGTGACGCATTGCATCGCTTCGTTCCATTGATGTTGAGCGCTTCGTCCACCCGTGGGCAATTCACCCCATGGCGACTGTATCAGCAACGAAGTCCACGCGGAGCGCTCTAAAAGTTCGTTAAGCACTGCTTCATGCTTGC includes:
- the hisG_2 gene encoding ATP phosphoribosyltransferase, with amino-acid sequence MGATEAEVLTLMESADLRVDRLTPHYAVVDDPRVADCVFGDPRDLWTMVAKGDLDAAIVPFDDIAEEMRKRPIVKRLHIQPLTGELLFIVNADSQGLHAESLQDLLMLLQGAAEARGRVLLILNVSGDRLQNVLALLPALKAPTVAPLAGETPQMFSVMSVVPRTEVNRLIPQLLRAGATDIVEIPITKLIRGNL